A single Pristis pectinata isolate sPriPec2 chromosome 6, sPriPec2.1.pri, whole genome shotgun sequence DNA region contains:
- the LOC127571946 gene encoding P2Y purinoceptor 12-like — protein MALNETGSFFNYSNSTEEVKCAPDRRNSQVIFSTLYTILFVAGLLMNSLAIWVFFEIPSKSNFIVYLKNTVVADVLMIVTFLFKIIVESQFRTPWLQVFVCQVSSVIFYLTMYISIIFLTLISADRYQKAARPFGHSGTCKPRTTKVVSAAIWLSMFLLVLPNMLLYKGSTMPANERKCSSLKTQLGLKWHETVNFICQIIFWSSLVIIVVCYVLISRELYKSYQKTRGSSKQTKKINLNVFLVLAVFFICFVPFHFARIPYTLSQTRDAFRCSIQIALYYIKESTLSMISLNACFDPLIYFFLCRSFKSMLFTKLGFCTKRLPKMEKNTNSSADTSV, from the coding sequence ATGGCTCTGAATGAGACAGGAAGTTTTTTCAACTATTCAAACAGCACAGAGGAAGTCAAGTGCGCACCAGACCGTAGGAACAGCCAAGTGATCTTCTCAACGCTTTACACCATCCTCTTTGTAGCTGGCCTTTTGATGAACAGCCTGGCCATTTGGGTGTTCTTTGAAATCCCAAGCAAGTCAAACTTCATTGTGTACCTTAAGAACACAGTTGTGGCTGATGTGCTAATGATAGTGACATTCCTGTTTAAAATTATCGTCGAGTCACAGTTCAGGACACCATGGCTCCAAGTCTTCGTCTGTCAAGTTAGTTCAGTCATCTTCTACCTGACTATGTACATCAGCATCATATTTCTAACACTGATAAGTGCCGACCGCTACCAAAAGGCAGCAAGGCCATTCGGCCACTCTGGAACCTGCAAACCCAGAACCACAAAAGTTGTCTCGGCAGCCATATGGCTGTCCATGTTTCTCCTGGTATTGCCCAACATGCTACTTTACAAGGGGAGCACCATGCCAGCAAATGAACGCAAATGCTCCTCCCTCAAGACCCAGCTGGGCTTGAAGTGGCATGAAACggtgaacttcatctgccagatcatTTTCTGGAGCAGCCTGGTGATAATAGTTGTGTGCTATGTCTTGATAAGCAGGGAACTTTATAAATCCTATCAGAAAACGAGAGGCAGCTCCAAGCAAACAAAGAAAATTAACCTCAATGTTTTTCTTGTGCTGGCTGTGTTCTTTATCTGCTTTGTCCCCTTTCATTTTGCCAGGATCCCATACACACTTAGCCAGACCCGAGATGCTTTCAGGTGTTCAATTCAGATtgccctgtactacatcaaagagAGCACGCTAAGCATGATATCGTTAAATGCTTGCTTTGATccattaatttacttttttctctGTAGATCGTTCAAAAGCATGCTATTCACAAAACTGGGTTTCTGCACAAAGAGACTGCcaaaaatggagaaaaatacAAACTCAAGTGCGGACACTTCAGTCTAG